From Raphanus sativus cultivar WK10039 unplaced genomic scaffold, ASM80110v3 Scaffold0150, whole genome shotgun sequence, the proteins below share one genomic window:
- the LOC130501287 gene encoding phosphoglycerate mutase-like protein 1 isoform X1 (The sequence of the model RefSeq protein was modified relative to this genomic sequence to represent the inferred CDS: added 63 bases not found in genome assembly): MELVGGQPRRLASPEFKTLYLVRHAQGIHNVALEEKGGTDDIGDPHFSPKLLDAPLSPKGIKQVSEQQKEILKSGLINTVQLVITSPLRRAVETAVGIFRGQKVINQSDNFPPIVALELCRERMGLYPCDRRESISTRRICFPEIDFTMVESDEDALWREEERENLEEVSARGLRFLKWLWERPEKEIAVVSHGIFLQQTLRALHEKVSIPLEDSLLTRFANCELRSIRIDKSDMEVLTTYNCRKNAAPTSSSLHTLE; the protein is encoded by the exons GTGAGGCATGCACAAGGAATCCACAATGTAGCATTAGAAGAGAAAGGAGGGACAGATGACATAGGTGATCCCCATTTCTCTCCAAAGCTTTTAGATGCACCTCTCTCTCCAAAGGGTATAAAACAG GTTTCTGAACAGCAGAAAGAAATACTTAAATCAGGATTAATAAACACCGTCCAGTTAGTGATTACCTCTCCCCTGCGCAG GGCAGTGGAAACTGCAGTTGGAATATTTAGGGGACAAAAAGTTATAAATCAATCGGACAACTTCCCTCCAATTGTAGCACTTGAGCTTTGTAGAGAACGCATG GGACTATATCCGTGTGATCGCAGAGAAAGTATAAGTACCCGTCGTATTTGTTTCCCGGAGATCGACTTTACAATG GTAGAGAGTGATGAAGATGCTCTATGGAGAGAAGAGGAAAGGGAAAACCTAGAAGAGGTTTCTGCTAGAGGCCTTCGCTTTCTCAAATG GTTATGGGAGAGACCAGAGAAAGAAATTGCAGTTGTTAGCCATGGGATTTTCTTGCAACAAACACTTCGTGCCCTGCATGAAAAAGTTAGCATACCTCTAGAAGATAGTCTTCTCACAAG gtttGCCAATTGTGAACTACGGTCAATCCGGATAGATAAGAG TGACATGGAAGTACTAACGACCTATAACTGTAGAAAAAACGCGGCTCCAACTTCAAGTTCCCTTCACACGCTTGAATAA
- the LOC108807243 gene encoding uncharacterized protein LOC108807243, whose product MTTETGEISIVCNHCDRDIPAQNIDLHRVHCARKLEKCKICGDMVPKKHADEHFSNTHAPVPCSMCKETIDREAFDSHEGEFCPKRIVTCEFCEFPLPAVDLAEHQEVCGNRTELCYQCNSYVRLRETYSHQTKCPGSVLNSVESSRIPRAAEGDGNGRRRRDGNGFSNKRLFFTIAITGIAVLIGSLFFQRKPETS is encoded by the exons ATGACCACTGAGACCGGAGAAATCAGCATCGTGTGCAACCACTG TGACAGAGACATTCCAGCACAAAACATCGATCTGCATCGTGTACACTGTGCCCGGAAACTAGAAAAATGTAAGATTTGTGGTGATATGGTTCCCAAAAAACATGCTGATGAACACTTCTCCAACACACATGCTCCG GTACCATGCTCCATGTGCAAAGAAACCATAGACCGTGAGGCTTTTGATAGTCATGAAGGAGAATTTTGCCCCAAGAGGATAGTGACGTGTGAGTTCTGTGAGTTTCCATTACCTGCTGTTGATCTTGCTGAGCATCAG GAAGTATGTGGCAACCGCACGGAGCTCTGTTATCAATGCAACAGCTATGTTAGATTGCGAGAAACATATAGTCATCAAACCAAGTGCCCTGGTTCTGTGCTAAACAGTGTTGAATCATCCAG GATCCCAAGAGCAGCAGAAGGAGATGGAAACGGCAGGAGGAGAAGAGATGGGAACGGTTTTTCTAACAAAAGGCTTTTCTTCACTATAGCTATAACTGGAATAGCTGTCTTGATAGGATCTCTGTTCTTCCAGAGGAAGCCTGAGACGAGCTAA
- the LOC130501287 gene encoding phosphoglycerate mutase-like protein 1 isoform X2 (The sequence of the model RefSeq protein was modified relative to this genomic sequence to represent the inferred CDS: added 63 bases not found in genome assembly): protein MELVGGQPRRLASPEFKTLYLVRHAQGIHNVALEEKGGTDDIGDPHFSPKLLDAPLSPKGIKQVSEQQKEILKSGLINTVQLVITSPLRRAVETAVGIFRGQKVINQSDNFPPIVALELCRERMGLYPCDRRESISTRRICFPEIDFTMVESDEDALWREEERENLEEVSARGLRFLKWLWERPEKEIAVVSHGIFLQQTLRALHEKVSIPLEDSLLTRFANCELRSIRIDKSAVTWKY, encoded by the exons GTGAGGCATGCACAAGGAATCCACAATGTAGCATTAGAAGAGAAAGGAGGGACAGATGACATAGGTGATCCCCATTTCTCTCCAAAGCTTTTAGATGCACCTCTCTCTCCAAAGGGTATAAAACAG GTTTCTGAACAGCAGAAAGAAATACTTAAATCAGGATTAATAAACACCGTCCAGTTAGTGATTACCTCTCCCCTGCGCAG GGCAGTGGAAACTGCAGTTGGAATATTTAGGGGACAAAAAGTTATAAATCAATCGGACAACTTCCCTCCAATTGTAGCACTTGAGCTTTGTAGAGAACGCATG GGACTATATCCGTGTGATCGCAGAGAAAGTATAAGTACCCGTCGTATTTGTTTCCCGGAGATCGACTTTACAATG GTAGAGAGTGATGAAGATGCTCTATGGAGAGAAGAGGAAAGGGAAAACCTAGAAGAGGTTTCTGCTAGAGGCCTTCGCTTTCTCAAATG GTTATGGGAGAGACCAGAGAAAGAAATTGCAGTTGTTAGCCATGGGATTTTCTTGCAACAAACACTTCGTGCCCTGCATGAAAAAGTTAGCATACCTCTAGAAGATAGTCTTCTCACAAG gtttGCCAATTGTGAACTACGGTCAATCCGGATAGATAAGAG TGCAGTGACATGGAAGTACTAA